A single region of the Streptomyces sp. AM 4-1-1 genome encodes:
- a CDS encoding uridine kinase produces the protein MSPQPIPTRVVLLAGPSGSGKSSLAARTGLPVLRLDDFYKEGDDPSLPLVPGSTDIDWDSVRSWDAEAAVAAIGELCRTGRTDVPVYDIATSARVDRETLHIDRTPLFVAEGIFAADIVDRCQELGLLADALCLRGRPTTTFRRRLVRDLREGRKSVPFLLRRGWRLMRAERRIVARQTALGAYPCGADEALGRLAAAAAGRCRRTAPARGAA, from the coding sequence GTGAGTCCCCAACCGATCCCGACCCGTGTCGTGCTGCTCGCGGGCCCCTCCGGCTCCGGAAAGTCCTCCCTGGCCGCCCGCACCGGGCTGCCGGTGCTGCGCCTGGACGACTTCTACAAGGAGGGCGACGACCCGTCGTTGCCCCTGGTCCCGGGGAGTACGGACATCGACTGGGACTCCGTGCGGTCCTGGGACGCGGAGGCCGCGGTGGCCGCCATCGGGGAGCTGTGCCGCACGGGGCGTACGGACGTCCCGGTGTACGACATCGCCACCAGCGCCCGGGTCGACCGCGAAACCCTGCACATCGACCGGACGCCGCTGTTCGTGGCCGAGGGCATCTTCGCGGCGGACATCGTCGACCGCTGCCAGGAACTGGGACTGCTCGCGGACGCCCTGTGTCTGCGCGGTCGCCCGACGACGACGTTCCGCCGCCGGCTGGTGCGGGATCTGCGGGAGGGCCGGAAGTCGGTGCCGTTCCTGCTGCGCCGGGGCTGGCGGTTGATGCGCGCCGAACGCCGGATCGTGGCCCGCCAGACCGCGCTGGGCGCCTATCCGTGCGGCGCGGATGAGGCCCTGGGACGGCTGGCGGCGGCCGCGGCGGGCCGCTGCCGGCGCACGGCCCCGGCCCGCGGGGCGGCGTAG
- a CDS encoding aldehyde dehydrogenase family protein encodes MSTVDRLSVFKTYKLYVGGKFPRSESGRVYEVTDSKGTWLANAPRSSRKDARDAVVAARKAFGGWSGATAYNRGQVLYRVAEMLEGRRDQFVREVADAEGLSRSKAGAVVDAAIDRWVWYAGWTDKVAQLVGGANPVAGPFLNLSTPEPTGVVAVLAPRDSSFLGLVSVIAPVIATGNTAVVVASERSPLPALSLGEVLATSDLPGGVVNVLSGKAAEIAAPLASHQDVNAIDLTGADAGLAKELEIAAADNLKRVLRPRRADGEDGKDGGRGDGDWLTDPGTARLTAFLETKTVWHPTGALGVSGSSY; translated from the coding sequence ATGAGCACGGTCGACCGACTGAGCGTCTTCAAGACCTACAAGCTGTACGTCGGGGGGAAGTTCCCCCGCTCCGAGAGCGGCCGGGTGTACGAGGTGACGGACTCCAAGGGCACATGGCTGGCGAACGCGCCGCGGTCCTCCCGCAAGGACGCCCGGGACGCGGTCGTCGCGGCCCGTAAGGCGTTCGGCGGCTGGTCGGGCGCGACCGCGTACAACCGGGGCCAGGTCCTCTACCGGGTCGCGGAGATGCTGGAGGGCCGCCGGGACCAGTTCGTACGGGAGGTCGCGGACGCCGAGGGCCTTTCGAGGTCCAAGGCGGGGGCGGTCGTCGACGCGGCGATCGACCGCTGGGTCTGGTACGCGGGCTGGACCGACAAGGTCGCCCAGCTGGTGGGCGGGGCGAACCCGGTCGCGGGCCCGTTCCTCAACCTCTCCACCCCCGAGCCGACCGGGGTCGTCGCGGTCCTGGCCCCGCGCGACTCGTCGTTCCTGGGCCTGGTCTCGGTGATCGCCCCGGTCATCGCGACGGGCAACACGGCGGTGGTCGTGGCCTCCGAGAGGTCCCCGCTCCCCGCGCTCTCGCTGGGCGAGGTGCTGGCCACCTCGGACCTGCCGGGCGGTGTGGTGAACGTCCTGTCCGGCAAGGCCGCGGAGATCGCGGCCCCGCTCGCCTCCCACCAGGACGTGAACGCGATCGACCTCACGGGCGCCGACGCCGGGCTGGCGAAGGAGCTGGAGATCGCGGCGGCGGACAACCTCAAGCGGGTCCTGCGTCCGCGGCGGGCGGACGGCGAGGACGGCAAGGACGGGGGGCGCGGCGACGGCGACTGGTTGACCGATCCGGGCACGGCGCGGCTGACGGCCTTCCTGGAGACCAAGACGGTCTGGCACCCCACCGGGGCCCTCGGCGTCTCCGGCTCGTCGTACTGA